The genomic stretch ACATTAACAGCCGACTGCGTAGCCTACGACCTAGAAGACAGCGTGACTCCGCACAAGAAAGCGGAAGCTCGTTCCCTGGTGCGGAGAGCTCTCGACCAGCCCGCACCCTCAGGCATCCGCGAACGAGCAGTCCGCATCAACTCCGTAGACAGCGGTCTAGCCCTAGCAGACCTAACAGAAGTTGTATGCATATTTTCAAACcttgcttgtttctttccatttcaCCAGCTTACAACGAAACAGCTTCAATCCCCCAATCTAAGCACAGTCGTCATCCCGAAAGTAAACTCAGCTTCCGACCTAACATTCGTCAACGACGTCATCACCCACACTCTTTCCCAGCAGCCCCAGTCCCAAGATGCCTCCTCTCGACCTCCTATCTCTCTCCTGGCTCTTGTCGAGTCGGCCAAATCTTTGACCAACCTGACCCAGATATGCGCCTCCACTCCACTCCTTCAGGGCCTGATTTTCGCCGCTGAGGATTTCGCCCTCGACCTCAGCCTTACGCGGACCCCCGATCTGACTGAATTTCTTTTCGCCCGGTCTATGATTGCTACTGCTGCGAGGGCAGCGAATCTGCCCTCTACTATCGATCTTGTCTGTACGACTTATAAATCGACTAAGGGTGATGGATCCCCGCCTGCtgttttggaagaggaatgtcGTGGTGGCAGGCAGTTGGGATTCAATGGGAAGCAGTGTATCCATCCTTCTCAGGTGCCGACTGTGCAGCAGATCTTTGGCCCGGATTCGGATGAGGTTCAGTGGGCTGTGCGGGTGACTATTGCAGATGATAAGGCGGCGGCTGCGGGTCGAGGTGCTTGGACGttggatggaaagatgatTGATGTCCCAGTTGCTGAAAAGGCCAGAGCAATTGTGAAGAAAGCCGAGGCCTGCGGTTTCAATGTTGAAGAATTGCGCGAGAAGTGGCGCGACCAGGAGCCGGAGTAAATATTAATCTCTGTTCCTACTTTATATAACGATCTTTTGCTGCAAGCCTCACTAAAGTCAGGAAAAAGAACTACCCACGGAGACGTATATTGAAATAGTATTTTATTACTAGCCAGCCTCCGTGGTGAAGTAGTAAAAGGAGACGGGCAAATAGCTGGCTAGAAGAAAGTAGATGCTATGCACAGGAAAATATGATTAGAGATTTATCTATTTCATTCCCTGAATTCCTGCGTATATTCATGTACTTGCTGGAATTGACGTCCACCGGGAACTTGCGTCCAGACTGCGGGAAAGCCACTGCCGCCTGCAATTCCGATTCTTAGATAGAGGGTGGGAGGTGGGCACACCATTGATACCGTAACAAATCATGAAGGCGAGTTGTAGTGCACAGCACGAGTACTGTTCCTTCCACTGAATTCATATATTGTAAGGCCTTCCTCAAGTGTATTTTAGTGTTTCACCTCCAAATCCTCCCGCTTCAACAGCTGGATCTTGCCCATCGTCAGCACGGGTGTATTTACCCCTGCACCCGCATTTGCATCAGCACTGTCTTCTAGACTCTTAGCTAGAGATCTGTCGTAACTCGTGGGATCGATGCCTAAGATCCCACCCACATaccctcctctttctccaggTACGCTGAATTCACGAAATAGGTATTTCCACTCGTTCAGCCAAGCCTTGACTGCCTTTCCTATCTTGTCTTTCCCATTCTTAGAATGGTGGCCTGTGCCTGTGATGGCATAGATAACACGCCGGCCTTCATTAGCATGCTtgaggaggatcttctccaggtATTCAATTGCTTCCTCGGGGTGTAGGCCATGCAGATCTACATAGAGCTCTTCCAAGGAATCATCCAGGCCGGCATTGACTATGTGTTTATTTCGTTCTTCGTATAATTGCCGCGCGGCTTCTCGATGGCACTTACGCATAGCTTCGTTCTCCGCCTGACCTCGGAGAGATAAAGCTTTTGCCGCTCTAGCGTCATTACGATTCCAGGCCTGGGCCGCACTTATAAAGACGGTCAGCTTACTTGAACGAAGGTACATCTCGAGACCCTTACCTTTGGAGAAACTTGTTCCTGACTG from Aspergillus oryzae RIB40 DNA, chromosome 1 encodes the following:
- a CDS encoding HpcH/HpaI aldolase/citrate lyase family protein (citrate lyase beta subunit) — encoded protein: MASRNALRRALLYIPGSSQRFIDKSRTLTADCVAYDLEDSVTPHKKAEARSLVRRALDQPAPSGIRERAVRINSVDSGLALADLTEVLQSPNLSTVVIPKVNSASDLTFVNDVITHTLSQQPQSQDASSRPPISLLALVESAKSLTNLTQICASTPLLQGLIFAAEDFALDLSLTRTPDLTEFLFARSMIATAARAANLPSTIDLVCTTYKSTKGDGSPPAVLEEECRGGRQLGFNGKQCIHPSQVPTVQQIFGPDSDEVQWAVRVTIADDKAAAAGRGAWTLDGKMIDVPVAEKARAIVKKAEACGFNVEELREKWRDQEPE